Proteins encoded by one window of Arachis hypogaea cultivar Tifrunner chromosome 1, arahy.Tifrunner.gnm2.J5K5, whole genome shotgun sequence:
- the LOC112788859 gene encoding uncharacterized protein produces MKPVQSSNTAKSKLKLSQRAKSKLKRDLKEKDVVLAETPSQFSFAIARTAVAQICQSVGYKKSTQGTLENFTNVAIKYLEATARTAASFANTSNRTEANLFDLINGIHDLYSVQGFPSGSEMHKNDLLRSGALKEIMNFVKYSNEVPFSKPILPKNVSGIPKLESITDSSSSCSNKTKGQDFHIPRWLPDFPEERLYKNCHKVSVKERKFGEKLWEHSLGAEHFSGNLEENKSESQINGINGKEEKDTRIGLAQGRGKVKFRMGGLGGEEEKRVDLGVNMMNRVCKGRKRVSWNLDKLNNCMAVENEDEMSACKRTKIA; encoded by the coding sequence ATGAAGCCTGTGCAAAGCAGCAACACTGCAAAAAGCAAATTAAAACTATCCCAAAGGGCTAAAAGCAAACTGAAGAGAGATCTAAAAGAAAAAGATGTTGTATTAGCGGAGACCCCATCTCAGTTCTCATTTGCTATAGCCAGAACTGCAGTTGCTCAGATCTGTCAGTCAGTTGGATATAAAAAATCTACACAGGGTACTCTTGAAAACTTCACCAATGTTGCTATTAAGTATCTCGAAGCAACAGCAAGAACAGCTGCCTCTTTCGCCAACACTTCCAATCGGACTGAAGCTAATCTATTTGACCTCATCAATGGCATTCATGATCTGTACTCTGTTCAAGGGTTTCCCAGTGGCTCAGAGATGCACAAGAATGACTTACTAAGGTCTGGAGCTTTGAAAGAGATTATGAACTTTGTAAAGTACTCTAATGAAGTACCTTTTTCCAAACCAATTCTACCCAAAAATGTCTCAGGAATTCCAAAGTTAGAATCAATCACTGATTCTAGCTCCTCATGTTCTAATAAAACAAAAGGTCAAGATTTTCATATTCCAAGATGGCTCCCAGATTTTCCCGAGGAAAGGTTGTACAAGAATTGTCATAAGGTTTCGGTTAAGGAGAGGAAATTCGGTGAGAAACTCTGGGAACATTCGCTTGGAGCAGAACATTTCAGTGGTAATTTGGAAGAAAATAAAAGCGAATCACAAATCAATGGGATTAATgggaaagaagagaaagataccAGGATTGGTTTGGCACAGGGAAGAGGAAAAGTGAAGTTTAGGATGGGTGGATTGGGTGGGGAGGAAGAGAAGCGTGTTGATTTAGGTGTGAATATGATGAATCGTGTCTGCAAAGGAAGGAAACGAGTTTCTTGGAATCTTGATAAATTAAATAACTGTATGGCTGTGGAAAATGAAGATGAGATGAGTGCATGCAAGAGAACGAAGATTGCATAG
- the LOC112788847 gene encoding thioredoxin-like protein HCF164, chloroplastic, which produces MACFCPRPISLNRFGPSPQIPQPPRIIANPQQRVKRTRKFITLACQTNPNLDDTSTKERLVVEPSNSKGTSSPQDAAAPSSSSSSSSSSPPGLPELPNKDTNRKIAIVSILAAWGLFLSSRLDFGVSLKDLTALALPYEEALSNGKPTVVEFYADWCEVCRELAPDVYKVEQQYKDQVNFVMLNVDNTKWEQELDEFGVEGIPHFAFLDKDGNEEGNVVGRLPRKYLLENVDALARGENSVPHARVMGQYSSAEARKVHQVVDPRSHG; this is translated from the exons ATGGCTTGCTTCTGCCCAAGGCCCATCAGCCTCAACAGGTTTGGACCATCCCCTCAAATCCCTCAACCTCCTCGAATCATTGCAAATCCTCAGCAACGTGTCAAGAGAACCCGGAAATTCATAACCTTAGCTTGCCAAACAAATCCAAACCTCGACGACACCTCTACAAAG GAAAGGTTGGTTGTTGAGCCAAGCAATAGTAAGGGAACGAGTTCCCCCCAAGATGCTGctgctccttcttcttcttcttcttcttcttcttcttcccctcctGGCCTTCCTGAATTACCGAACAAAGATACTAACAGGAAGATagcaattgtttctattttagCTGCTTGGGGTCTTTTCTTGTCTTCAAGGTTGGATTTTGGTGTTTCCTTGAAGGATCTCACTGCCCTTGCATTGCCCTATGAAGAG GCACTGTCCAATGGAAAGCCCACTGTAGTGGAGTTTTATGCAGATTGGTGTGAAGTATGCCGGGAATTAGCTCCAGATGTGTACAAAGTAGAGCAGCAATACAA GGATCAAGTGAATTTTGTTATGTTGAATGTGGATAATACCAAGTGGGAGCAAGAGCTTGATGAGTTTGGTGTTGAGGGTATTCCACATTTTGCCTTCCTTGACAAAGATGGAAATGAGGAGGGGAATGTGGTAGGGAGGCTCCCAAGGAAGTACCTGCTCGAAAATGTTGACGCGCTTGCTCGTGGCGAAAATTCAGTGCCACATGCTCGTGTTATGGGACAATATTCGAGTGCTGAAGCAAGAAAGGTGCACCAAGTTGTTGATCCTAGAAGTCATGGCTAA
- the LOC112788834 gene encoding wall-associated receptor kinase-like 14 — MFHSHTNLSILLLLTTILVLFNTTRGKNHNNCNRSCGEYSLPYPFGFSDDCEIKLNCTTTNRNKRVQIGNLQVQNVTSESIFITLPAECNRGKDFIEPLFGENYGPTWNNSFLVQGCEHELGGCNIPIASFIGSQSEIKGCDRRSENISCFTKPRNQKERADVVSVTDWRGIGCRSLFSAFAFDKSKEVSLQFQVVELGWWLEGSCGICSENANCDKVNVGASKNGFRCHCHDGFRGDGFNNGIGCQKVSYCKGSRLKFGRCGEGIKIGVLIGVGAFLVAAVSLVCYFTRRRANWLRKQVRAKHILQEAAGNNSVPFYPYKEIERATDFFSEKNRLGTGAFGTVYAGNLHNDEWVAIKKIKYRDTNSIDQVMNEIKLLSSVSHPNLVRLLGCCVEEGEQILVYEFMPNGTLSQHLQRERGGVLSWTVRLTIATETANAIAYLHSAIDPPIYHRDIKSSNILLDYNFQSKVADFGLSRIGMTETSHISTAPQGTPGYVDPQYHQNFHLSDKSDVYSFGVVLVEIITAMKVVDFARARSEINLAALAVDRIRRGLVDEIIDPYLEPHRDAWTLYSVHKVAELAFRCLAFHSDMRPTMMEVAEELEHIRRSGWTTMEETIYMASPAVSACSSPRNRSQKSMNSVHFERAGQESEAFSVVPLEEVRESSPVSVHVAWLSGPSSPSTNSLLGNVVQ; from the exons ATGTTTCATTCCCATACAAACCTTTCTATTCTCCTCCTTCTCACAACAATCTTGGTGTTGTTCAACACAACAAGAGGCAAGAACCACAATAACTGCAACCGTAGTTGCGGAGAATATTCCTTGCCGTACCCTTTTGGTTTCTCCGATGATTGTGAAATCAAACTTAACTGCACCACCACCAACAGAAACAAGAGAGTCCAAATTGGAAATCTGCAAGTCCAGAACGTAACATCTGAAAGCATATTCATCACTCTCCCGGCCGAATGCAACCGGGGAAAGGATTTTATAGAACCCCTCTTCGGAGAAAACTATGGTCCAACATGGAACAACAGCTTCCTCGTACAAGGCTGTGAACACGAGCTTGGAGGCTGCAATATCCCAATAGCTAGTTTCATTGGGAGCCAGAGTGAGATTAAAGGGTGTGATAGAAGAAGTGAAAACATTAGTTGCTTCACAAAACCGCGGAATCAAAAGGAACGTGCCGATGTTGTGAGCGTTACGGATTGGCGAGGAATTGGGTGCAGGTCGTTGTTTTCTGCTTTTGCTTTTGATAAGAGTAAAGAGGTATCGCTGCAGTTTCAGGTGGTTGAGTTGGGGTGGTGGCTTGAAGGGTCGTGTGGGATTTGTTCTGAGAATGCGAATTGTGATAAGGTCAATGTTGGAGCAAGTAAGAACGGGTTCAGGTGCCACTGCCATGACGGTTTCAGAGGAGATGGCTTCAACAACGGTATCGGTTGCCAGAAAG TTTCTTATTGCAAGGGCTCAAGATTGAAGTTTGGCAGATGCGGGGAAGGAATCAAAATTGGTGTCCTTATTGGAG TTGGTGCCTTCCTGGTTGCAGCTGTGTCTCTGGTATGTTACTTCACCAGGCGGCGCGCCAATTGGCTGCGAAAACAAGTTCGAGCAAAGCATATATTACAAGAAGCTGCAGGCAACAACAGTGTCCCTTTCTACCCTTACAAGGAAATAGAAAGAGCCACAGATTTTTTCTCTGAGAAAAACAGGTTGGGAACTGGGGCTTTTGGTACAGTTTATGCTGGAAACCTTCACAATGATGAGTGGGTTGCTATAAAAAAGATCAAATACAGGGACACCAATAGTATTGACCAAGTAATGAATGAGATCAAGTTACTATCTTCGGTGAGTCATCCGAATTTAGTCCGCCTCCTCGGCTGCTGCGTAGAGGAAGGAGAACAGATACTTGTTTACGAGTTCATGCCGAATGGAACTCTATCACAACATTTGCAGAGGGAGAGAGGTGGAGTACTTTCTTGGACAGTAAGGCTCACAATTGCAACTGAAACCGCCAACGCCATTGCATATCTCCACTCTGCAATAGATCCTCCAATTTATCACAGAGACATAAAATCCAGTAACATACTCTTGGACTATAACTTCCAATCAAAAGTTGCAGACTTTGGCCTTTCCAGGATTGGCATGACAGAAACCTCTCATATCTCGACGGCGCCGCAGGGGACACCTGGCTATGTTGACCCTCAATACCATCAGAATTTCCATCTTTCTGATAAAAGCGATGTGTATAGCTTTGGAGTGGTTCTTGTTGAGATAATAACTGCCATGAAAGTGGTTGATTTCGCAAGGGCTCGTAGCGAGATTAATTTGGCTGCACTTGCTGTTGATAGGATTAGGCGTGGATTGGTAGATGAGATCATTGATCCCTACCTTGAACCACATAGAGATGCTTGGACTCTCTACTCTGTTCACAAAGTAGCCGAGCTTGCGTTTCGATGCCTGGCTTTTCATAGCGACATGAGGCCAACCATGATGGAAGTTGCCGAGGAGCTAGAACATATCAGACGAAGCGGTTGGACGACTATGGAAGAAACCATCTACATGGCTTCACCGGCCGTGTCTGCCTGTTCGTCGCCTCGAAACAGAAGCCAGAAGTCAATGAATAGTGTCCATTTTGAGAGAGCGGGACAAGAGAGTGAGGCATTTAGTGTTGTTCCATTGGAAGAGGTAAGGGAGAGTTCCCCAGTTTCTGTGCATGTTGCTTGGTTAAGTGGACCTAGCTCACCCTCAACTAATAGCTTGTTGGGAAATGTAGTTCAGTGA